In a genomic window of Streptomyces sp. BHT-5-2:
- a CDS encoding NUDIX hydrolase produces the protein MPDQGSYRRDSARVLLLDDLDRLLLLKFHVDPDAPESGHGWCTPGGGVEDGETLSEAAARELREETGLSVAPEALGSAVAETSGYADLGWSEGIFRDVFFQLRVTSHQVDVTGQEPNERNYHAGYRWWPIADLAATNETIYPFGLAKLTAGLVAGHVPADPIQLPWRH, from the coding sequence ATGCCTGATCAGGGAAGTTATCGCCGCGACTCCGCTCGTGTTCTGTTGCTCGACGATCTGGACCGCCTGCTCTTGCTGAAGTTCCATGTCGACCCGGACGCTCCCGAGAGCGGCCACGGATGGTGCACGCCCGGCGGCGGTGTCGAGGACGGGGAGACCCTGTCGGAGGCGGCAGCCCGCGAGCTTCGCGAAGAGACGGGCCTGTCCGTGGCACCAGAGGCTCTGGGATCAGCGGTTGCGGAAACCTCCGGATATGCAGATCTCGGATGGTCCGAAGGCATCTTCCGGGACGTCTTCTTCCAACTTCGCGTCACGAGCCACCAGGTTGACGTGACTGGCCAGGAGCCGAATGAGCGCAATTACCACGCCGGGTATCGCTGGTGGCCCATCGCTGACCTGGCAGCCACTAACGAGACGATCTATCCCTTCGGCCTGGCCAAATTGACGGCCGGGCTCGTGGCTGGTCATGTCCCCGCCGATCCGATTCAACTGCCCTGGCGCCACTGA
- a CDS encoding glyoxalase superfamily protein: protein MSAPKEPGDVVVRRAVPIFRIFDVATAHAFYVGYLGCTVDWEHRFEPGMPLYTQISRSGLVLHLSEHHGDATPGSTVYVELTGVRALHAELAAKDYPNLRPGLEEDEFGTCLTLTDPFGNRIRFNEPLPEGEWS from the coding sequence GTGAGTGCCCCCAAGGAGCCGGGGGACGTCGTCGTCCGCCGCGCGGTACCGATCTTCCGGATCTTCGACGTGGCCACCGCACACGCCTTCTACGTCGGCTACCTCGGCTGCACCGTCGACTGGGAGCACCGCTTCGAGCCCGGTATGCCGCTCTACACCCAGATCTCCCGCAGCGGACTGGTCCTGCACCTCTCGGAGCACCACGGCGACGCCACCCCCGGCTCCACGGTGTACGTCGAACTGACCGGGGTGCGTGCCCTGCACGCCGAACTGGCCGCCAAGGACTACCCGAACCTGCGCCCCGGCCTGGAGGAGGACGAGTTCGGCACCTGCCTCACCCTGACCGACCCCTTCGGCAACCGGATCCGCTTCAACGAGCCGCTCCCGGAGGGGGAGTGGAGCTGA
- a CDS encoding DUF6204 family protein has translation MTTQHTYRVIVRGKWDNLTEEARTTLLTEADDHGLAQMRFTPKGSLTYDTALHAFSYRYVIVSDAEYGEEMAAALGEEKAAEALRAADLGYRELRATATDMDTMKINRKGR, from the coding sequence ATGACCACGCAGCACACCTACCGAGTGATCGTCCGCGGCAAGTGGGACAACCTCACCGAGGAGGCCCGGACGACGCTGCTCACGGAGGCCGACGACCACGGGCTCGCCCAGATGAGGTTCACCCCCAAGGGCTCGCTGACCTACGACACCGCGCTGCACGCCTTCAGCTACCGCTACGTCATCGTCTCGGACGCCGAGTACGGCGAGGAGATGGCCGCCGCGCTCGGGGAGGAGAAGGCGGCCGAGGCGCTGCGGGCCGCGGACCTGGGATACCGGGAACTGCGGGCCACCGCCACCGACATGGACACCATGAAGATCAACCGGAAGGGCCGGTAG
- a CDS encoding DUF2867 domain-containing protein, whose protein sequence is MHMVRDVHTRTVQAPAEAVGALVDRLGGEPDPLFPTPVWPPMRFDRPLAVGADGGHGTVRYHVAAHEPGRRIRFAFAPGPSGDSPGHHEVTVHPLGPDRCRVDHVLESRLPLGRRIAWHLGIGAVHGTVVEELFDNLERAATGSLRTPARRSPRVRLLNRLLWDRPTPAALPEGALLARGAFPRTDFQDAWQLPLRPGMPREPEAWQRALRTARFPVVDRSGGETLLGKDAGHLDFRASLLVDDDRVTLGTVVRTHHLGGRLYLAAVRRIHPLMARVLLRRVHRAVALAAPGAAERWEGAAP, encoded by the coding sequence GTGCACATGGTCCGCGACGTCCACACCCGCACCGTCCAGGCCCCGGCGGAAGCCGTGGGCGCCCTGGTCGACCGGCTCGGCGGCGAGCCCGACCCGCTCTTCCCGACACCCGTCTGGCCACCCATGCGCTTCGACCGCCCCTTGGCCGTCGGCGCCGACGGCGGCCACGGAACCGTCCGCTACCACGTCGCCGCCCACGAGCCGGGCCGCCGCATCCGCTTCGCCTTCGCCCCGGGCCCCTCCGGGGACAGTCCCGGCCACCACGAGGTCACCGTCCACCCCCTGGGCCCGGACCGCTGCCGGGTCGACCATGTCCTGGAGTCCCGGCTCCCGTTGGGCCGCCGGATCGCCTGGCACCTGGGCATCGGCGCCGTCCACGGGACGGTCGTCGAGGAGCTCTTCGACAACCTCGAACGGGCGGCCACCGGAAGCCTCCGCACCCCCGCCCGCCGCTCGCCCCGGGTGCGGCTGCTCAACCGCCTCCTGTGGGACCGGCCGACGCCCGCCGCCCTCCCGGAAGGGGCGCTCCTGGCACGCGGTGCCTTTCCTCGTACGGACTTCCAGGACGCCTGGCAGTTGCCGCTGCGGCCCGGTATGCCGCGCGAACCGGAAGCCTGGCAACGGGCGTTGCGCACCGCCCGGTTCCCCGTGGTCGACCGGAGCGGCGGCGAGACCCTGCTCGGCAAGGACGCCGGGCACCTGGACTTCCGCGCATCGCTCCTGGTCGACGACGACCGCGTCACGCTCGGCACGGTCGTCCGCACCCACCACCTGGGCGGCCGTCTCTACTTGGCCGCCGTCCGCCGGATACACCCCCTGATGGCGCGAGTTCTGCTGCGCCGGGTCCATCGCGCGGTGGCCCTGGCGGCTCCCGGCGCGGCTGAGCGGTGGGAGGGCGCCGCCCCGTAG
- a CDS encoding CoA transferase → MVQRDDTAQRQTLGTEQAWAALGGDPGLTRWISYGGPPGLLAARLPVMALARATVAVCGLAAAELAAQRDGGPLPAVRVDDGAVATAFVSERHLRIDGRAPANFAPLSRFWRTADGWLRTHANYPHHRARLLDALGLPDTAGPDQAAAAIAARGAEELQEAVYAAGGLAVAVRTPGEWSAHAQGATVARHPLLTREILAAGAPPRGLPARAGDPVLPAAGLRVLDLTRVLAGPVATRTLALLGADVLRIDAPQLPEPQDVHSDTGFGKRSTPLDLGSAAGRASFEELLTKADVVVTGYRPGALDRFGLAPEALAERRPGLVVARISAWGDGGPWGRRRGFDSLVQVATGIAAVEAHADGTPGTLPAQALDHGSGYLLAAAVLRALTEQARTGGSHLVTLALARTARWLMYDLGNRPEPPASEDATEPAAPTDYDPAHYLRETDSPAGRLRYTLPAVSFEGSPVNWATPPGLWGTDTPTWR, encoded by the coding sequence ATGGTGCAACGAGACGACACGGCACAGCGGCAGACCCTCGGCACGGAGCAGGCATGGGCGGCCCTCGGCGGCGACCCCGGGCTCACCCGGTGGATCTCCTACGGCGGACCGCCCGGCCTGCTGGCCGCCCGCCTCCCGGTCATGGCCCTGGCCCGCGCCACGGTGGCCGTCTGCGGACTCGCCGCGGCCGAACTCGCCGCACAGCGCGACGGCGGCCCGCTGCCGGCCGTACGGGTCGACGACGGCGCGGTGGCCACCGCCTTCGTCAGCGAACGGCACCTGCGGATCGACGGCCGCGCCCCCGCCAACTTCGCGCCGCTCTCCCGCTTCTGGCGGACCGCCGACGGATGGCTGCGCACCCACGCCAACTACCCGCACCACCGCGCCCGCCTGCTCGACGCGCTGGGCCTCCCGGACACCGCCGGCCCCGATCAGGCCGCGGCCGCGATCGCCGCACGGGGCGCCGAGGAGCTCCAGGAGGCCGTCTACGCGGCCGGCGGGCTGGCCGTCGCCGTCCGCACCCCGGGGGAGTGGTCCGCGCACGCACAGGGCGCCACCGTCGCCCGGCATCCGCTGCTGACGCGGGAAATCCTGGCCGCCGGCGCCCCGCCGCGCGGGCTGCCGGCCCGCGCCGGCGACCCGGTGCTGCCCGCCGCCGGACTGCGTGTCCTGGATCTGACCCGGGTGCTCGCCGGCCCGGTCGCCACCCGTACGCTCGCCCTCCTCGGCGCCGACGTCCTGCGCATCGACGCCCCGCAGCTCCCCGAGCCCCAGGACGTCCACAGCGACACCGGTTTCGGCAAGCGCTCCACCCCGCTCGACCTCGGATCGGCCGCCGGCCGCGCCTCCTTCGAAGAACTGCTCACGAAGGCGGACGTGGTGGTGACCGGCTACCGCCCCGGCGCCCTCGACCGCTTCGGACTCGCCCCCGAGGCCCTCGCGGAACGCCGCCCCGGACTGGTCGTGGCCCGGATCTCCGCCTGGGGCGACGGCGGCCCCTGGGGCCGCCGTCGCGGCTTCGACAGCCTCGTCCAGGTCGCTACGGGCATCGCCGCCGTGGAGGCGCACGCCGACGGCACCCCGGGCACGCTGCCCGCCCAGGCACTGGACCACGGCAGCGGCTACCTGCTGGCCGCGGCGGTGCTGCGGGCCCTCACCGAGCAGGCCCGGACGGGCGGTTCGCATCTGGTGACACTGGCGCTGGCCCGTACGGCACGCTGGTTGATGTACGACCTCGGGAACAGGCCCGAACCGCCCGCCTCCGAGGACGCGACGGAACCCGCGGCCCCCACGGACTACGACCCTGCCCACTACCTCCGCGAAACCGACAGCCCCGCCGGGCGGCTGCGGTACACCCTGCCCGCGGTGTCGTTCGAAGGCAGTCCGGTGAACTGGGCGACACCGCCGGGGCTTTGGGGCACCGACACACCCACGTGGCGCTGA
- a CDS encoding deoxyxylulose-5-phosphate synthase: MPHGKTSYVCLPCRGSYKQPYPDRYSHDRVCPRCAEPLIHVGSAFAAPKRRDTSAWRTLSVLLHAGVRFHKSCCGGPGYRPRTLREVRERMNYAQTTGEPFAQALVRRELH; encoded by the coding sequence ATGCCGCATGGAAAGACCTCGTACGTTTGCCTGCCCTGCCGGGGTTCGTACAAGCAGCCCTACCCCGACCGCTACAGCCACGACCGGGTCTGTCCACGCTGCGCGGAACCGCTGATCCACGTCGGCTCCGCCTTCGCGGCGCCCAAGAGGCGGGACACGTCCGCCTGGCGCACGCTCTCCGTGCTGCTGCACGCCGGAGTGCGCTTCCACAAGAGCTGCTGCGGCGGGCCCGGCTACCGCCCTCGCACCCTCAGGGAGGTGCGCGAGCGAATGAACTACGCCCAGACCACTGGAGAGCCGTTCGCCCAGGCGTTGGTCCGCCGCGAACTGCACTGA
- a CDS encoding DUF6332 family protein yields MDLERESRWEEDAMTVEIVFALVTAVALAAAVFAVALTLAPAFGISGSAKKSVLAVGALLGAAAGMWRLVRVLLRFDKQRRLGR; encoded by the coding sequence ATGGACCTGGAGCGTGAGTCACGGTGGGAAGAGGACGCAATGACGGTGGAGATCGTTTTCGCCCTGGTGACTGCCGTCGCGCTGGCAGCGGCGGTCTTCGCTGTCGCTCTGACTCTCGCACCGGCCTTTGGCATCTCTGGCTCAGCGAAGAAGAGTGTGCTGGCGGTGGGGGCATTGCTCGGAGCGGCGGCCGGAATGTGGCGGCTGGTCCGGGTGCTGCTTCGGTTTGACAAGCAGCGCCGACTGGGGCGCTGA
- a CDS encoding GNAT family N-acetyltransferase: MITSGRGDGYELSTDPDRLEVERVHRWLSTDAFWALGRTRETVEESVRGSLNFAIYDAGGDQAAYARVVTDRATFAWLCDVYVAPAHRGKGLGTWLATAVRDHLAPYRLKRVLLSTLDAHEVYAKAGFAPVPNPENFMILNAEAGGERTVCASR; this comes from the coding sequence ATGATCACTAGCGGTAGAGGTGACGGGTACGAGCTCTCTACGGACCCGGATCGCCTCGAAGTGGAACGAGTGCACCGTTGGCTCTCGACGGACGCGTTCTGGGCTCTGGGACGTACCCGGGAAACCGTCGAAGAGTCGGTGCGCGGCTCACTGAACTTCGCCATCTACGATGCCGGCGGTGACCAGGCTGCCTACGCTCGCGTGGTCACCGACCGTGCCACTTTCGCTTGGCTCTGCGACGTTTACGTTGCACCCGCCCATCGCGGCAAGGGACTTGGGACGTGGCTCGCGACCGCGGTTCGCGACCACCTTGCTCCCTATCGGCTCAAGCGTGTCCTCCTGTCGACCCTCGACGCGCACGAGGTCTATGCGAAGGCCGGATTCGCCCCGGTGCCGAACCCCGAGAACTTCATGATTCTCAACGCCGAGGCGGGAGGGGAGCGGACAGTCTGCGCCAGCAGATGA
- a CDS encoding arginase family protein: MRRNVLIDAPSNLGLRPPAPGAVPGCYKLAGALREQGLLRRLGALEGGVVVPPRYGLGDWREGDGDFHAAAIAGYTVRLARRVQGHVRSGDFPVVLGGDCSILLGAVLALRRLGRYGVAYLDGHTDFRHPGNTDVCGPVGAAAGEGIAQITGRGQADLTDIEGLRPYVRDEDVSLLGARDAEEGQEELARLGISCTTVAEIRRRGPEAVARAALRHLQNSPLDGFWIHLDADVLDPSVMPAVDSPDPGGLFTDELRALLAPLAASPRCVGITVAIYDPDRDPDGSGAVLLADLLEGVFAQP, from the coding sequence ATGCGCCGGAACGTGCTGATCGATGCCCCGTCCAACCTGGGACTGCGGCCGCCCGCCCCGGGAGCGGTGCCTGGTTGCTACAAACTCGCCGGAGCACTGCGGGAGCAGGGACTGCTGCGGCGGCTCGGGGCACTGGAGGGCGGCGTGGTGGTGCCGCCCCGTTACGGCCTGGGGGACTGGCGTGAGGGAGACGGGGACTTCCACGCCGCGGCGATCGCCGGGTACACCGTGCGGCTCGCCCGCCGGGTGCAGGGCCATGTGCGCAGCGGTGACTTCCCCGTCGTCCTCGGCGGCGACTGCAGCATCCTGCTCGGCGCGGTGCTCGCGCTGCGACGCCTGGGACGGTACGGCGTGGCCTATCTGGACGGGCACACCGACTTCCGGCATCCGGGGAACACCGATGTGTGCGGCCCCGTCGGCGCCGCGGCAGGAGAGGGCATCGCCCAGATCACCGGCCGCGGCCAGGCCGATCTGACGGACATCGAGGGGCTCCGCCCGTATGTCCGCGACGAGGACGTGAGCCTCCTCGGGGCCCGCGACGCGGAAGAGGGCCAGGAGGAGCTGGCCAGACTGGGCATCAGCTGCACCACCGTGGCGGAGATCCGGCGGCGCGGCCCGGAGGCGGTCGCCAGGGCGGCCCTTCGGCACCTCCAGAACTCCCCGCTGGACGGCTTCTGGATCCATCTGGACGCCGATGTGCTGGACCCGTCCGTGATGCCCGCGGTGGACAGCCCCGATCCCGGCGGCCTGTTCACCGACGAACTGCGTGCCCTGCTGGCCCCGTTGGCCGCCTCCCCGCGCTGTGTGGGCATCACCGTGGCCATCTACGACCCGGACCGCGACCCCGATGGGTCCGGGGCGGTCCTGCTGGCCGATCTCCTCGAAGGCGTCTTTGCGCAACCCTGA
- a CDS encoding cytochrome P450 yields MTNTISFPQDRTCPYHPPTNYRPLRESGPLAHVTLYDGRRIWAVTGHATARALLVDRRLSSNRQNPAFPITLKRFETARRVRTPLLGVDDPEHNAQRRMLIPSFSLKRTAALRPRIQRIVDELLDRMLAQGPPAELVSAFAVPVPSMVICLLLGVPYADHEFFEDCSRRLLRGRSAQESEASRLELEGYLGELISRKESEPGDGLLDELIAERLRSGSLRRGELVRLAMVLLVAGHETTANMISLGTFTLLQHPEQLAQLRSDDSLVPAAVEELLRFLSIADGMLRVATEDIEIGDRTIRTGDGVVFPTSLINRDEAAYPAPDELDVGRSARHHVAFGFGIHQCLGQNLARAEMEIALRSLFRRVPDLRLAVPAAEIPFKPGDTLQGMIELPLAW; encoded by the coding sequence GTGACCAACACCATCTCCTTCCCCCAGGACCGCACCTGCCCCTATCACCCGCCGACCAACTACCGGCCGCTGCGCGAGTCGGGCCCGCTCGCCCACGTCACGCTCTACGACGGCCGCAGAATCTGGGCGGTGACGGGCCATGCCACGGCGCGGGCCCTGCTGGTCGACCGGCGTCTCTCCTCCAACCGGCAGAATCCGGCGTTCCCCATCACCCTGAAGCGGTTCGAGACGGCCCGTCGGGTGCGGACCCCGCTGCTCGGCGTCGACGATCCCGAACACAACGCCCAGCGGCGGATGCTGATCCCCAGCTTCAGCCTCAAGCGGACCGCCGCCCTCCGGCCGCGGATCCAGCGGATCGTCGACGAACTGCTGGACCGGATGCTGGCCCAGGGCCCGCCCGCCGAACTGGTCTCCGCCTTCGCCGTGCCCGTCCCCTCGATGGTGATCTGCCTGCTGCTCGGCGTCCCGTACGCGGACCACGAGTTCTTCGAGGACTGCTCCCGCCGCCTCCTGCGCGGGCGTTCGGCCCAGGAGAGCGAGGCGTCCCGGCTCGAACTGGAGGGATACCTGGGGGAACTGATCTCCCGTAAGGAGAGCGAGCCCGGCGACGGCCTGCTGGACGAGCTGATCGCGGAGCGGCTCCGCAGCGGCTCGCTGCGGCGCGGGGAACTGGTCCGGCTGGCCATGGTCCTGCTGGTCGCCGGCCACGAGACCACCGCCAACATGATCTCGCTCGGCACCTTCACCCTGCTCCAACACCCCGAGCAGCTCGCCCAGTTGAGGTCCGACGACAGCCTGGTGCCGGCCGCGGTCGAGGAGCTGCTGCGGTTCCTGTCCATAGCAGACGGCATGCTGCGGGTTGCGACCGAAGACATCGAGATCGGCGACCGCACCATCCGCACCGGGGACGGCGTGGTGTTCCCGACCTCGCTGATCAACCGCGACGAGGCGGCCTATCCGGCACCGGACGAGCTGGACGTCGGCCGCTCGGCCCGCCACCACGTCGCGTTCGGCTTCGGCATCCACCAGTGCCTCGGCCAGAATCTGGCCCGCGCCGAGATGGAGATCGCGCTACGCTCGCTCTTCCGGCGAGTCCCCGATCTGCGACTCGCCGTGCCGGCTGCCGAGATTCCGTTCAAGCCGGGAGACACTCTCC
- a CDS encoding DUF5107 domain-containing protein, translated as MATSVRRTTLTLPLAALGPDNPLPALRDPGDVHRVEIPKDAALPADMARQIGRQPLRSLLPVRMRDGYGRDRHSTDLDALVIENDRLRATVLPGLGGRIHSLHHKPTGRELLYRNPVMQPAAFALNGAWFSGGIEWNIGATGHTTLSCAPLHAARVPAPDGGEMLRLWEWERLRDLPFQVDLWLPDGADFLYVGVRIRNPHHHTVPVYWWSNTAVPEDAHTRVLAPADAAWHFGYERTLRHVPVPESDGADRTYPLESEFPADYFYDLPEGARPWIASLDRDGRGLVQTSTATLTGRKLFVWGAGRAGRRWQRWLTAPGTGGYAEIQAGLARTQLEHVPLDAGGEFSWLEAYGPLAADPAAVHGADWSAARAAVEDGLAAALPRDDVDAAYAAWLPYADIEPKEKLATGSGWGALEVARTGLELPGTPFDPATMGAEQQPWLALLRTGELPAAGPVPGPAPVAPPWRDLLESASPGPAVEYHLGLAQWHAGDRAQAVRSWERALAHGAGCLPLYCLAVAESVAGETAHAADRFTEAFDCATGAAASDDATASDASAAFGDPAAARAGREVLPALVREAVPVLLAAGRAETAAGMLAALRPAERARGRFRLLAAQVLLAQGQPRAAREIFDEGFEIADLREGDETLSDTWYAIAERLLAGDGPVTADTVARARAEDPLPERYEFRMRPAKRT; from the coding sequence GTGGCCACGAGTGTGCGACGCACCACCCTGACCCTGCCCCTGGCCGCCCTCGGCCCCGACAACCCGCTGCCCGCACTTCGGGACCCCGGTGACGTGCACCGCGTCGAGATCCCCAAGGACGCCGCGCTCCCTGCCGACATGGCACGGCAGATCGGCCGGCAGCCGCTGCGCTCCCTCCTCCCGGTCCGGATGCGGGACGGCTACGGCCGGGACCGCCACAGCACCGACCTCGACGCACTGGTCATCGAGAACGACCGGCTGCGCGCCACCGTCCTGCCCGGCCTCGGCGGCCGGATCCACTCCCTCCACCACAAGCCCACCGGCCGCGAACTCCTCTACCGCAACCCGGTGATGCAGCCCGCGGCCTTCGCCCTCAACGGCGCGTGGTTCTCCGGCGGCATCGAGTGGAACATCGGCGCCACCGGGCACACCACCCTCTCCTGCGCCCCCCTGCACGCGGCCCGGGTCCCGGCCCCCGACGGCGGCGAGATGCTCCGCCTGTGGGAGTGGGAGCGGCTGCGCGACCTGCCCTTCCAGGTGGACCTGTGGCTGCCCGACGGCGCCGACTTCCTCTACGTGGGCGTACGGATCCGCAACCCGCACCACCACACCGTCCCGGTGTACTGGTGGTCCAACACCGCTGTCCCCGAGGACGCGCACACCCGCGTACTGGCTCCGGCCGACGCCGCCTGGCACTTCGGATACGAGCGCACCCTGCGGCACGTCCCGGTACCGGAGTCCGACGGGGCGGATCGCACCTACCCGTTGGAGAGCGAGTTCCCCGCGGACTACTTCTACGACCTGCCCGAGGGCGCACGCCCCTGGATCGCTTCCCTCGACCGCGACGGCCGCGGTCTGGTGCAGACCTCCACCGCCACCCTCACCGGCCGCAAGCTGTTCGTATGGGGCGCCGGACGGGCCGGACGGCGCTGGCAGCGCTGGCTCACCGCACCGGGCACCGGCGGCTACGCCGAGATCCAGGCCGGGCTGGCCCGCACCCAGCTGGAGCACGTCCCCCTCGACGCCGGCGGGGAGTTCAGCTGGCTGGAGGCGTACGGGCCACTGGCCGCCGATCCCGCGGCCGTGCACGGCGCGGACTGGTCGGCGGCCCGCGCCGCCGTGGAGGACGGCCTGGCGGCGGCGCTGCCCCGGGACGACGTCGACGCCGCGTACGCGGCCTGGCTCCCGTATGCCGACATCGAGCCGAAGGAGAAGCTGGCCACCGGCTCGGGCTGGGGCGCCCTCGAAGTGGCCCGCACCGGCCTGGAACTCCCCGGCACACCGTTCGACCCCGCCACCATGGGCGCCGAGCAGCAGCCCTGGCTGGCCCTGCTCAGGACGGGCGAACTGCCGGCCGCCGGCCCCGTCCCCGGCCCGGCGCCGGTCGCCCCGCCCTGGCGCGACCTCCTGGAGTCCGCCAGTCCGGGGCCGGCCGTCGAGTACCACCTCGGGCTCGCCCAGTGGCACGCCGGCGACCGGGCGCAGGCCGTGCGCAGTTGGGAGCGGGCGCTGGCGCACGGCGCCGGGTGCCTGCCGCTGTACTGCCTGGCCGTCGCCGAGTCCGTCGCGGGCGAGACGGCGCACGCCGCCGACCGGTTCACCGAGGCGTTCGACTGCGCCACCGGGGCGGCCGCCTCCGACGACGCGACTGCCTCCGACGCCTCGGCTGCCTTCGGCGACCCGGCCGCCGCCCGCGCCGGGCGGGAGGTCCTGCCCGCCCTCGTCCGGGAGGCGGTGCCCGTGCTGCTCGCGGCGGGCCGCGCCGAGACCGCCGCCGGAATGCTGGCGGCCCTGCGCCCGGCCGAACGCGCCCGCGGCCGCTTCCGTCTGCTGGCGGCACAGGTCCTGCTGGCCCAGGGACAGCCGAGGGCGGCGCGCGAGATCTTCGACGAGGGCTTCGAGATCGCCGATCTCCGGGAGGGCGACGAGACGTTGAGCGATACCTGGTACGCCATCGCCGAACGGCTGCTGGCGGGGGATGGCCCGGTCACCGCGGACACCGTCGCGCGGGCCCGCGCGGAGGATCCGCTGCCGGAGCGCTACGAGTTCCGGATGCGTCCGGCGAAGCGTACATAG
- a CDS encoding GNAT family N-acetyltransferase: MTSTDRYLARGPRVGIRHFAAEDRQEFTALARKSAELHRPWLFPPDTDDAFDGYLARLQEPLREGFLICEHDSGRIAGYLTINNIVHGGFLSGAIGYGVFAHAAGRGLMSEGLRLVLRHTFGPLGLHRLEANIQPSNKESISLVERAGFRLEGFSPDFLFIDGAWRDHERWAITREMLPEDEDDPADEEGDEAALDARRGGETR; the protein is encoded by the coding sequence ATGACGAGCACCGACCGCTATCTCGCACGTGGCCCCCGGGTGGGCATCCGGCACTTCGCCGCCGAGGACCGGCAGGAATTCACCGCCCTCGCCCGGAAGAGCGCCGAACTGCACCGGCCCTGGCTCTTCCCCCCGGATACCGACGACGCGTTCGACGGCTATCTGGCGCGCCTCCAGGAACCGCTCCGTGAGGGCTTCCTGATCTGCGAGCACGACAGCGGACGGATCGCGGGCTACCTCACCATCAACAACATCGTGCACGGCGGCTTCCTCAGCGGCGCCATCGGCTACGGCGTCTTCGCGCACGCCGCCGGGCGGGGTCTGATGAGCGAGGGACTGCGGCTGGTGCTCCGCCACACCTTCGGCCCCCTGGGCCTGCACCGCCTGGAGGCCAACATCCAGCCGTCCAACAAGGAGTCGATCTCCCTGGTCGAGCGCGCGGGCTTCCGCCTGGAGGGCTTCTCCCCGGACTTCCTCTTCATCGACGGCGCCTGGCGCGACCACGAACGGTGGGCCATCACCCGCGAGATGCTCCCAGAGGACGAGGACGACCCGGCGGACGAGGAGGGCGACGAGGCGGCCCTGGACGCCCGGAGGGGCGGCGAGACGCGGTGA
- a CDS encoding TetR/AcrR family transcriptional regulator: MVMVRERTKANGGTARQRLTVQDWADAALAAMGEGGLAAVAVEPLAARLGTTKGSFYWHFANRDALIEAALDRWAESRTEAVIDDLADEPDPGERLRLLFRRATRRAAEDPLEVSLLASATDPRVATALARVTDRRIGHIADLFVELGFPEDEAHHRGLLAYTAYLGHTQLSHSVPRSLPDGPDRERHVDGVLETLLRPAGTPGAGPDVRQANPPHRAAKAAAEGR; this comes from the coding sequence ATGGTCATGGTGCGAGAGCGGACGAAGGCGAACGGCGGCACGGCGCGGCAGCGACTGACCGTGCAGGACTGGGCCGATGCGGCCCTGGCGGCCATGGGCGAGGGCGGCCTCGCGGCGGTCGCCGTGGAGCCGCTGGCGGCCCGCCTGGGCACCACCAAGGGCAGCTTCTACTGGCACTTCGCCAACCGCGACGCACTCATCGAGGCCGCCCTGGACCGCTGGGCGGAATCCCGCACCGAAGCCGTGATCGACGACCTCGCCGACGAGCCCGACCCCGGCGAGCGGCTCCGCCTCCTCTTCCGGCGCGCCACCCGCCGGGCCGCCGAGGACCCCCTGGAGGTCTCACTGCTGGCCTCCGCGACGGATCCCCGGGTGGCCACCGCACTCGCCCGGGTCACCGACCGCCGGATCGGCCATATCGCCGACCTCTTCGTCGAGTTGGGATTCCCGGAGGACGAGGCCCACCACCGCGGCCTGCTCGCGTACACCGCCTACCTCGGCCACACCCAGCTCAGCCACTCCGTCCCGCGCTCCCTGCCGGACGGCCCGGACCGCGAACGACACGTGGACGGAGTGCTGGAAACTCTCCTGCGCCCGGCGGGAACGCCCGGCGCGGGCCCGGACGTTCGACAGGCGAACCCGCCGCACCGAGCAGCGAAAGCAGCCGCCGAGGGGAGGTGA